In one window of Pristiophorus japonicus isolate sPriJap1 chromosome 9, sPriJap1.hap1, whole genome shotgun sequence DNA:
- the LOC139273259 gene encoding cytochrome c oxidase subunit 7A2, mitochondrial-like: MSGLGRAGLRAFQQLSQRTFSTATRRRVQNRIAEKQKIFQEDNGIPVHLKGGVTDAVLYRLTMALTVVGTGYVLYKLVRISLPGQK, translated from the exons ATGAGCGGCCTGGGGAGAGCGGGCCTGCGG GCCTTTCAACAACTTTCACAGCGAACCTTCAGCACTGCAACCCGCAGACGGGTGCAGAATAGGATTGCTGAGAAGCAGAAGATATTCCAG GAGGACAACGGAATCCCGGTCCATTTAAAAGGCGGCGTTACAGATGCTGTGCTCTACAGGCTCACCATGGCGCTCACTGTTGTGG GTACAGGCTATGTTCTCTACAAACTAGTCAGAATTTCCCTGCCCGGCCAGAAGTAA